TATTAATTGTCTGAATCAGGATTTTCAGGATTTGAGGATTTTCAGGATTGTCGTTGATGATTTATTTGTCAGTTTAAATATTAATTGTCTGAATCAGGATTTTCAGGATTTGAGGATTTTCAGGATTGTCGTTGAGGATTTATTTTTTAGTTTAAATATTAATTGTCTGAATCAGGATTTTCAGGATTTGAGGATTTTCAGGATTGTCGTTGAGGATTTATTTTTTAGTTTAAATATTAATTGTCTGAATCAGGATTTTCAGGATTTGAGGATTTTCAGGATTGTCGTTGATGATTTATTTGTCAGTTTAAATATTAATTGTCTGAATCAGGATTTTCAGGATTTGAGGATTTTCAGGATTGTCGTTGAGGATTTATTTTTTAGTTTAAATATTAATTGTCTGAATCAGGATTTTCAGGATTTGAGGATTTATTTGTCAGTTTAAATATTAATTGTCTGAATCAGGATTTTCAGGATTTGAGGATTTTCAGGATGTGAACTTGCATTTAAAGCTCGAACTTCAGACAATAATCATCGGCAATGACAAATAATGTTCAAAAATCCCCAAATTATAAACATCCTCAAAACACAAACATCCTCAAATCCCAAAAACCCAAACGCAAATAAACATCCTGAAAATCCTTAAATCCTGGATATCCTGATTCTGACAATTAAAATCCTCAAATCCCCAAAACCAAACACAAATAAACATCCTGAAAATCCTCAAATCCTGGATATCCTGATTCAGACAATTAATATCCAAAAACCCAAACGCAAATAAACATCCTGAAAATCCTCAAATCCTGGATATCCTGATTCAGACAATAATTATATAGGACTCACCTGTAATAAATCCAATCCCTGGGCAAAAATATCATCAATGGGTAACATTTCCCCTGATTCAGTCATGAATTTATGGTCTTTTGTAGCGCGAATAATTGCCCCATTTTCTAATAAATATTCATAAACTTCCTGCTGTCCCCGATTATGCCATTGGGCAATTGCTTGAGTATAAAGTGTTCCGTTACTATCAACTGTATACACACTACATTCAATTCGTTTTTCGACAATTTCGCCAATTTCTAAAAAACCATATTCAACTGTTAAAATTTGCGTTTCATAACTTAAACAATATTCGGCAAACTTCAACATATCCCCAAATAAATGTTCTGCAACTTGGGGTTTTACACCATTTTTTGCGGAACCATCAATAAAATTTTGCTTTTGTTTCTCCATTTCCGAGACTTTCTTTTTACCCATAGCCCGACGGAGTAAATCAGCTTGTCCTAAACTATAACCAGCCATATCTTGAGCAATTTTCATAATTTGCTCTTGATAAACCATGATTCCGTAGGTTTCATTTAAGATTGGTTCTAAAATTTGAGTATCATATTCAATTTCTTCTCTGCCATGTTTACGATTAATAAATTTAGGAATTAATCCTGCATCTAATGGACCTGGACGATACAGTGCTAAAATAGAAGAAATATCTTCAATATTTGAAGGTTTCAAATCTCGAACTATCTGTTTCATCCCTGAAGATTCTAATTGAAATATCCCTTCTAAATCACCTGCTTCTAATAGTGAATAGGCTTTAGCAACATCTTTTGGTAAGCTTGTATAATCACCTTTAGATAATATTTTTTGTGCTTTTCTTTCTTGTCCTGTAATTTCATCAGGATCAATTCTATATCCTTTACTTTGTTCAATTAAATCAATGGTTTTTTGAATTAGGGTTAAGTTCCGCAAACCCAAAAAGTCCATTTTTAATAATCCCAATGATTCCAAATCTTCCATGAAATACTGGGTAATTACAGAACCGTCATTATTCCGTTGCAGGGGAACAAGTTCATCTAATGGTTCTGCGGAAATAACGACACCGGCAGCATGAACTCCAAAGGTTTTATTAGTTCCTTCAATTCGGATGGCCATATCAAGCCACCGTCTTACATGAGGTTCATTATCATATTTGGCTTTAAATTCTGGTTCGGGGGTTTCATTAGAAATCATCACTTTGAGTTTTGTCGGTTTACCCCGGACGACTGGAATCATTTTCGCCATTTTATCAGATTCACCATAGGGAATATCTAATACTCTAGCGACATCTTTTAAAACTGCTTTTGATGTAAGACGGTTAAAAGTGATAATTTGAGCGACTCTATCAACGCCATATTTATTAGTAACATAATCAATCACTTTGTCTCGTTGATCAATGCAAAAATCCGTATCAATATCTGGCATTGATTTCCGTTCAGGATTGAGAAATCTTTCAAATAGTAAGCCATGATGTACGGGGTCAATATTCGTGATTTTCATGGCATAAGCTACTAATGAACCAGCCGCAGAACCCCGTCCTGGACCAACAGGAATATTATTATCTCGTGCAAATTTGATATAGTCCCACACTACCAAAAAGTAGGTAGAAAATCCCATTTGCTGAATCATTTTTAGTTCATATTCCAATCTTTCTTTATAGACTTGATCAACTTCGTTGCGAGATTTACGATTTAATCTTTCTAGAAGTCCCAGCCATGCCACTTCTTCGGCATAAGTATCTGGTGTATGTCCTGAAGGGATTGTAGGTGTAGGAATTTGCGGATCACCCATGATGTGATAAGGTTCAACTTTATCAGCAATTTCCTCGGTTGTGGCGATCGCTTCAGCAATGATATCATCTGGTAAATGATCACGAAATAGCTGGTGCATTTCCTCTGAGGATTTGAGGTATTCTGTACCGCTATACCGCATTCTTTTATCTTCGCTAATCAGTTTACCTGTTTGAATACATAACAAGGCATCATGGGCTTCTACGTCAAAACAAGAGATAAAATGGGAATCATTTGTAGCAATAATTTTAATTCCTAGTTCTCTGGCAATTTTGACTATTTCTACATTAACAATCCGGTCTTCTTGAGAACCATGATCTTGAATTTCTAAATAAAAATCTTCACCAAATACATCTTTATACCATTTAGCAACTTTTCTAGCTGCATCTGCCCGATTACTCATAATGGCTTGGGGAATTTCTCCACCTAAACAAGCGCTAGTTACTATTAAACCTTCACGATATTGTTTGAGTAGATCTTTATTAATACATGGACGAGAAAAAATACCTTTGCCTTGTACTCCTTTGAGGTGGGAAATTGTGGTAATTTTAACTAAGTTTTTATAACCTTGAGTATTTTTGGCTAAGACGACTTGATGATATTTGGGACGGCGTTCTTGTTTTTCAATATCACCATTGAGAATATACATTTCGTTGCCAATTATTGGCTTAACATTTTTGTTGCGGCAGATTTTAATGAGTTCAACTGCACCATACATGACACCATGATCTGTGAGGGCGATCGCTTTCATTCCCAATGCGATCGCTCGATCTACTAATTCGGGTAGTTGACTAGCACCATCCAGCAAGCTATAATCACTGTGAATATGTAAAGGAACAAATGACATATTAGTATTTGGTAGAGTAAAGTAATTTTAAATTAACAATTTTTACTATGACGATATCATATAATAACCTATTATGACCAACTATAAATTACTCCCTATTTATTAATTATCAATCAATCCAATAATGATGGCATACTTGAACAGTTTGTCAATATAGTGATGGGGGTAAAAACGGAGAATCAACAACAGTCTCTAAATATATCAGCAGCTACACAAGAACTAGATATCAAGGCAGTTTTAGTTTATATATTAGGAACTATCCTGCAAATAGAAGTGATTACTCTTGTATCGGTGGGAATAGAAAAATTAGTAAATTTGATTGATAAAAACTCTTCTTTTCCCAGTTAGTTTAGCACTTTAGTGACTGCATTATTTTTTAGTTTATTAAGTATCCGTTCCCAAATTTTTTCTCTTTTAGATAATACCCGTTCTCGGATAACTTATGACCAGGTAATCAGACTAAAATAGTCTCCTTCACCTTTAGCATTTCCTATAGTTTTGTGGGTAATTTCTTCTGTATTAATTTGGCAGAAAATAAATCACCAATTTTTAGTTCTACCTTTAATTTTGTTTACAGCACTTCCTGCTGTTATGAGGTACATTATAGCCCCCTCTCGAAGAGCGGGGGGGGTTCTGACAGGTGTAGGTTTTTAATATTTTCTGTAGAGGCAAGACCAGGAAGACAAGGAAGGATAGTAGACAAGGGGGATTTTATCCACAAAACACTCAACTGTAGTTTGTTCTATTACCAATCATACATTCCTTTGTCCGGTTTTCCTCCCTTGTCACCTTGTCTGCCTTGTCCCCCAAGTCTTGTCCTCAAGACAATGTAAAAAACCTACACTTGTCAGGGGAGGGGGTTGGGGAATCAGTAAGTACCTAAAATCAACACCTAAAACTTTTAAAACATCCTCTTACTCAATCAAGAACCGCTGTAAATTGAATTATCTATCTTTATTGATCCGATTAATCTTTAAATCTTGAAAATCCTGATTCTGACAACAATACCTTAACCAAATCAAAAAAATCATTGATTTCTAGGTTGGGTTGAGGGACTTGAAGCCATAACTCAACAAATAAATACGTCGGGTTTCTCTTCGCTCAACCCGACCTACACA
The window above is part of the Dolichospermum sp. DET69 genome. Proteins encoded here:
- a CDS encoding DNA polymerase III subunit alpha, with amino-acid sequence MSFVPLHIHSDYSLLDGASQLPELVDRAIALGMKAIALTDHGVMYGAVELIKICRNKNVKPIIGNEMYILNGDIEKQERRPKYHQVVLAKNTQGYKNLVKITTISHLKGVQGKGIFSRPCINKDLLKQYREGLIVTSACLGGEIPQAIMSNRADAARKVAKWYKDVFGEDFYLEIQDHGSQEDRIVNVEIVKIARELGIKIIATNDSHFISCFDVEAHDALLCIQTGKLISEDKRMRYSGTEYLKSSEEMHQLFRDHLPDDIIAEAIATTEEIADKVEPYHIMGDPQIPTPTIPSGHTPDTYAEEVAWLGLLERLNRKSRNEVDQVYKERLEYELKMIQQMGFSTYFLVVWDYIKFARDNNIPVGPGRGSAAGSLVAYAMKITNIDPVHHGLLFERFLNPERKSMPDIDTDFCIDQRDKVIDYVTNKYGVDRVAQIITFNRLTSKAVLKDVARVLDIPYGESDKMAKMIPVVRGKPTKLKVMISNETPEPEFKAKYDNEPHVRRWLDMAIRIEGTNKTFGVHAAGVVISAEPLDELVPLQRNNDGSVITQYFMEDLESLGLLKMDFLGLRNLTLIQKTIDLIEQSKGYRIDPDEITGQERKAQKILSKGDYTSLPKDVAKAYSLLEAGDLEGIFQLESSGMKQIVRDLKPSNIEDISSILALYRPGPLDAGLIPKFINRKHGREEIEYDTQILEPILNETYGIMVYQEQIMKIAQDMAGYSLGQADLLRRAMGKKKVSEMEKQKQNFIDGSAKNGVKPQVAEHLFGDMLKFAEYCLSYETQILTVEYGFLEIGEIVEKRIECSVYTVDSNGTLYTQAIAQWHNRGQQEVYEYLLENGAIIRATKDHKFMTESGEMLPIDDIFAQGLDLLQVSPI